In Ailuropoda melanoleuca isolate Jingjing chromosome 11, ASM200744v2, whole genome shotgun sequence, a genomic segment contains:
- the LOC109489359 gene encoding 60S ribosomal protein L17-like, producing the protein MHIRKATKYLEDVTLKKQCVPFRRYHDRVGRCAQDKQWGWTQGQWPEKSAEFLLHMLKNSESNAELKGLDVDSLVIEHIWVNKAPKMWHRIFRTHGRINPYLSSPCHIRMILTEKELIVPKPEDEVAQKKNISQKKLKEQKLMAWE; encoded by the coding sequence ATGCATATCCGAAAAGCCACCAAGTATCTAGAAGACGTCACTTTGAAGAAACAGTGTGTGCCATTCCGTCGCTACCATGATAGAGTCGGTAGGTGTGCCCAGGACAAACAGTGGGGCTGGACACAGGGTCAGTGGCCCGAGAAGAGTGCTGAATTTTTACTGCACATGCTTAAAAATTCAGAGAGTAATGCTGAACTTAAGGGTTTAGATGTCGATTCTCTGGTCATTGAGCACATCTGGGTGAACAAAGCCCCCAAGATGTGGCACAGAATTTTCAGGACTCATGGTCGGATTAACCCCTACCTGAGCTCTCCTTGCCACATCAGGATGATCCTTACTGAAAAAGAGCTGATTGTTCCTAAACCAGAAGACGAGGttgcacagaagaaaaacatatcccagaagaaactgaaggaacAAAAACTTATGGCCTGGGAGTAA